The region NNNNNNNNNNNNNNNNNNNNNNNNNNNNNNNNNNNNNNNNNNNNNNNNNNNNNNNNNNNNNNNNNNNNNNNNNNNNNNNNNNNNNNNNNNNNNNNNNNNNNNNNNNNNNNNNNNNNNNNNNNNNNNNNNNNNNNNNNNNNNNNNNNNNNNNNNNNNNNNNNNNNNNNNNNNNNNNNNNNNNNNNNNNNNNNNNNNNNNNNNNNNNNNNNNNNNNNNNNNNNNNNNNNNNNNNNNNNNNNNNNNNNNNNNNNNNNNNNNaagaaaaagaaaataaaaaaaaaaaaaaaaaaaaaaaaaaataaaaaaataaaaaataatattaaatatattatattattttttttttaatattaatattttttttaaaaaaattaaaatttttttttttaaaaattttttttaattttttaaatttttttttttttttttttaataatttttttttttattttttttttttttttttttttttttttttttttttttatgacTATTCATATGATATTCATGTATATAGCTAACTATATGTAGTATattgataaatatatataatattattaactaaaaaaaatattatatatatacaatatgtattatatatatatatattttaataaaattttctaatattattttttttgaaataatTAAAGAGTTAgcaatatatataaatttaaaatgaattaagaatattactttttttttttttgtttttaaaaaaggaaatataaaaatgaaaagaaataaaatatgaaaaaatatgcatatatatatatatatatatatatttatatatttttattaaagGATGAATTAATTTCTTGAATTATCCGATTTGATAGTAAAAAAAGGAACATTTCCATTTACTcgaatattattttgttgtGTACATTCACAAAAATAAGTATCGTAAGCATTTAAAAGAGATTCTTTGATAggataataattattttgtaataCTTCACCTGCATTTACTACTGAATCTCGTATGAGCGTGGCACAAAACTGAAtgagaaaataaaattatataacaataatattatgaaatatataattatatatatatatatatatatgtgtatacattttatatatcattatgttaattttttttttttttttttttttactgTTATGGTATCCGATATATAACTTGCttccttttctttttctttatctttttctttctcactttttttcctttttttcttctttttctcGTATTGCTTATTATCcattttaattaaattttcttcttttttatttctttttttttattccCAGAAGGTGTGTGCGAAATTAAaaagcaaaaaaaaagaaaaaaaaaaaaaaaatttttataattaaattattccatttattttatatacaaaaagaaattatattatatcatagAGTACAAATGTTGTTGTTCttataaatacatttttaaattatgtattatattttaaaaaaagtcagcttaatttttttttatttttttaatatatacatgtagAAAAAGTTATACACTGtttcaaaaataaaaaaataaataaatataacaaaaaaaaaaaaaaaggaaacttaaataaaataaaataaacataaaaaaatgaagaaaatgaacaaacaccaaaaataaaataaaataaaataaaaacaaaacaaaggaaaacatatattatatatatatataaaaataacgtaatttattcttttttttttatcttttttttttttttattattatagtATTATATAACGAATGCAAATTTTATGACACACTTCTCTGcacacataaaaaaaaaacatatatatatatatatatatatatatataacatcatgtaaaaaaaaaaagaaataataaatacaaagttataaaaatataaaaaagttataataaaaataaaatgaaataaaatacatatatatatatatatatatatatatatatatatatatatgttaacatttaatattcatataaaatcttttttaaaataaaaaaagagtAGAGATCTTAATAACATTTCTTGGTCTTTAAATGATAAGTTGCTTGTTGTTTTGTTTTGTACTAAACAGGTTATAAGAATGtttgtatataattgtatagattttaaattatatatattatcaatcATATTTAAGTGATATATTTGTacttttttcattaattttatatattttcttgatttctttttgattatttctttttccaTATCTTTGTTTATATGTGAAATCAAAAGAGTTCTTCCCTTTTCAATGCATGTAAGAAAATTACAGCTATAAGCATTTGTAAATAATTCTAAAatcaaatatttataaattatttttctaaGGTTCAAACATGTTGCCACGTCATGTACCATATTTACGTTGAAATCctatcaaaaaaataaaataaataaataaataaatatatatatatatatatatatatatatatttttttttttttaaatactTACGTGTAGTGTTAATATACTATATTCCcaataatttttcattagAAGAATACGCTTCTCATTATCCTTAAAAAACTTACTAATGTTAatctttttaaaaatagtcaaacaatatttatgaataatttCTTCATACCTAAAATTGTAATgtttattcttttttatgGCATCATcatgtatatttatatgttccATTCCAGGAGATAAAAATTTATGATCaaattcttttaatatatttatttttcttagTACTAAATTCTTTGTATCATGTGttgtatataaattttcttttttcaattcatttatattatataaatgaataatactatcctttatatttttatatgaattatttataatatgattatctttattttttttatttgtgttataattatttaagGTGAAATgaatttcttttttttctttattattaatcatatcttctgtatatttttctacagagtaattttcattttttaaaaaaaataactCATCCTTTAAATCTTCATTTATTAGTTTATCCTGAACATattcatcttttttttttaattgtttCGATACATATAACTTACaataattatcatcatttaGATCACTTGCATTATACAAATTATAAGTAGtattatattcttctttatttttatgattcaaaaaaaaaaactcCTCAGTTTGATTATCACATTgtatgatattattattcatattatccATATATTCAAAACTGGTATTTCCActttgtaatttttttttttttattttatattcatttatatatttttcatttatatatttttcatttatatatttttcatttatatatttttcatttatatcatcgttttctttataactatctataatatacttattgtcatcattatttattttatttaaaaataaaggcgtgtcatttttattatttatatcttgTATTCGATGAATATTTTGATTAGTCTCCTTTATATGAaacaaatttttataagtataaaaattttgtaagtgattattaaattcgttatttatatttatgtaaatattGTCTTCTTctgtattattttttatattataatatatatcatgattagatatattttgtttacTTAAATGTTTGTTATATacaaatttattttgttccTCACTtaaattcatattatatgaCTCATCAGTTTGTtgaatattattgtttttataatattgatggatattacaatattgttcatttttattattcacattatatatattatttatattatatatattatttatattattattgcatttataataatttatctGTTCATCATCCTTATAATTAACATGTTGTTGTATATTCATTGGAATATGAGTTGTATGATTGATATTGATTTTATCTGTTACATTTTGAATGATcttcatattattataaatattactattattataaatattactattattataaatattactattattataaatattactattattataaatatctttgtaattatcttttatgtaatttaaattttcatcatgaatattattaagaTAGATCTTATCGTTGATCAATTTATTGTcataagaatatatattttcatcaggtctataataatttccaatatcatttattttattattattattattattattattattatcattttcgtcacatattttattacaataattattttttatttgtgaaatatttttaaaatgtaaatttttttgcttttttttttttttttcattttgtggaatattaatttttcttaattttaaattattttttcttttttgtaCTTTTAATCTACTTCTTATAGCTAATTCACGTGCTACTAAAAAACCATAACGATAAACAGAAAAacattctttttttttataaccATAAGCACACCATCTTTTTTGTCTAGTATCAAAATGAACACCTTTCATTTTTGGCATTCTCATGATCTCATTATAGaaatttgttatattttcttggtctttatcatttttttcttggtctttatcattttcttttacaTCATCAAGattataagaaatattcttcattttgATACTTTTATTGATacattttttctttatatattttttattattattattatttttattatttttattatttttgtatttttcctttttctttatatttttataaggaatagaattattataaagattatccatatcacatatattatgaatatgattaatatcattattataagaatcgtcatttttatttattaatgtAATGTCACCACCTATATTTGAAACATTTTCTGTGgaaaatttattttgatcAGACATATTATTCATCATATTAACCTTCtcatcataattattataaatattttcattattataaatatgttgtttatattttcctCCTTCCATTATATCTgttatatttgtttttttttccttgTCATTATATTgcattttttctttattatcaaaattaGTTTTATATAACTCATTTTGCATAGATTTTtgatatgaatatatattgttgATACTATCCACTTTCATTATATCATTCTCATTTTTTTGTgcataatttatatgagTTATTTTCTCACTctttaatttattatattttatattttcacATTTCATAATAGAACCATTTGACATTTCGTCATTTTGTATGttaattttctttatttcATGATGagataatttatttttattttttttttttttattactttttaCATCATTATGaatacataatttttttgatatatgAGAATTATCGTTTGATACTAAAAGGAAATTTTCATcgttcatatatatattactttttgTAGTATCATTTTCAAAAgacatatttttattattttttataaatatatttaaattcTCTGACAAATGTGAAGAAGTTGACGTTCTTGTCAACATATAAGATAATGAgtctttttcatttttgttGTGGCTATAcaaattaatttttatattttcattatcgTTATTTctattcataatattattgcttttaatattttttaataaatctTCTTGTGTCATATATCTGCAGGACATATCATTAGAGggatgataataattataaatattattattatgatgataattattatgataattattatgataattatttgtaATCATTTCATAATTTATTGGTATTCCACCTTTTTCATATGTTGGTATATGTGCATGCATCATTGCATCATCTACATTTTGAAGGGGGGTATAATTTTGCATAGTATTATATGAGCAagataaattataattattaatattcTTCTCATTAGGGTTTAAAGTATAAGGAATAAgataatcataataataataattattattaatattatcatcaaaattattattattataataatcataattattattattattattattattaatatgttgAATATGTTCAATATCTGTATTGTCATATATACCCTtttcatacatatattttatattatcaaatgATTTATTGATATTACTTTTGTCAATGGCACaattttgtaaataaatattttccatattttttttatcatattttatataattcttatCAGACCCTTCaacattatatatgatattatttgatttttttttctcttcaaagtggttatatatattgttgtgtaaattatatgaatatacataatagttattattataataacaagtattattattattattattattatgttcagatatatatatattattttcttcattctgtattatatttcttgataatatatttgttgAGGATATCtctttttgtttttcctcattataatatatatcttctTTGTTGTTACATAAAATTACTTGAgataaagaattattatgaagatcattaaatatattattatccatattaaagttcatatgatttatatttatgtcTTGAGGgtaattattaatatgttgAATTCCATTTTGATTATATTGATTCTTTATGTTTATAacacattttttatttttatctttttttttaatataacaatTATCAATCTGgttgtatatataattgttaatattattgtttgtattattgttaatattattgtttgtattattgttaatattattttttgtattattttccatattattcttcatattattgtttatatttttatttttgtcattaatttttaaatcaCGAAATTCTAGAGCTAGCTGTCTAGCTTTATAGAATCCAAATTTGCACACAGGGAAATG is a window of Plasmodium gaboni strain SY75 chromosome 4, whole genome shotgun sequence DNA encoding:
- a CDS encoding hypothetical protein (conserved Plasmodium protein, unknown function), which codes for MDNKQYEKKKKKRKKSEKEKDKEKEKEASYISDTITFCATLIRDSVVNAGEVLQNNYYPIKESLLNAYDTYFCECTQQNNIRVNGNVPFFTIKSDNSRN
- a CDS encoding putative transcription factor with AP2 domain(s), with the protein product MNKEKCVESLKKDKACNLYIEENIVILNKDKNIIKTVDNNFDHNKHECYKKDYKKHKIKNVDDINERIINKERKDMIPLDTFDEKKNNNMDIKKSNENNDNNMKAFNDNIKNDMIEMNIEKEKRNVMYEKGNNYLNNKIESNNNIKERNHDNIINEKNYMNNKKKGNKRTGIPLNERKYYRILAKQMIKIQGLTFDHNQIRWIAYWKNENNKQIQKHFPVCKFGFYKARQLALEFRDLKINDKNKNINNNMKNNMENNTKNNINNNTNNNINNNTNNNINNYIYNQIDNCYIKKKDKNKKCVINIKNQYNQNGIQHINNYPQDININHMNFNMDNNIFNDLHNNSLSQVILCNNKEDIYYNEEKQKEISSTNILSRNIIQNEENNIYISEHNNNNNNNTCYYNNNYYVYSYNLHNNIYNHFEEKKKSNNIIYNVEGSDKNYIKYDKKNMENIYLQNCAIDKSNINKSFDNIKYMYEKGIYDNTDIEHIQHINNNNNNNNYDYYNNNNFDDNINNNYYYYDYLIPYTLNPNEKNINNYNLSCSYNTMQNYTPLQNVDDAMMHAHIPTYEKGGIPINYEMITNNYHNNYHNNYHHNNNIYNYYHPSNDMSCRYMTQEDLLKNIKSNNIMNRNNDNENIKINLYSHNKNEKDSLSYMLTRTSTSSHLSENLNIFIKNNKNMSFENDTTKSNIYMNDENFLLVSNDNSHISKKLCIHNDVKSNKKKKNKNKLSHHEIKKINIQNDEMSNGSIMKCENIKYNKLKSEKITHINYAQKNENDIMKVDSINNIYSYQKSMQNELYKTNFDNKEKMQYNDKEKKTNITDIMEGGKYKQHIYNNENIYNNYDEKVNMMNNMSDQNKFSTENVSNIGGDITLINKNDDSYNNDINHIHNICDMDNLYNNSIPYKNIKKKEKYKNNKNNKNNNNNKKYIKKKCINKSIKMKNISYNLDDVKENDKDQEKNDKDQENITNFYNEIMRMPKMKGVHFDTRQKRWCAYGYKKKECFSVYRYGFLVARELAIRSRLKVQKRKNNLKLRKINIPQNEKKKKKQKNLHFKNISQIKNNYCNKICDENDNNNNNNNNNKINDIGNYYRPDENIYSYDNKLINDKIYLNNIHDENLNYIKDNYKDIYNNSNIYNNSNIYNNSNIYNNSNIYNNMKIIQNVTDKININHTTHIPMNIQQHVNYKDDEQINYYKCNNNINNIYNINNIYNVNNKNEQYCNIHQYYKNNNIQQTDESYNMNLSEEQNKFVYNKHLSKQNISNHDIYYNIKNNTEEDNIYININNEFNNHLQNFYTYKNLFHIKETNQNIHRIQDINNKNDTPLFLNKINNDDNKYIIDSYKENDDINEKYINEKYINEKYINEKYINEYKIKKKKLQSGNTSFEYMDNMNNNIIQCDNQTEEFFFLNHKNKEEYNTTYNLYNASDLNDDNYCKLYVSKQLKKKDEYVQDKLINEDLKDELFFLKNENYSVEKYTEDMINNKEKKEIHFTLNNYNTNKKNKDNHIINNSYKNIKDSIIHLYNINELKKENLYTTHDTKNLVLRKINILKEFDHKFLSPGMEHINIHDDAIKKNKHYNFRYEEIIHKYCLTIFKKINISKFFKDNEKRILLMKNYWEYSILTLHDFNVNMVHDVATCLNLRKIIYKYLILELFTNAYSCNFLTCIEKGRTLLISHINKDMEKEIIKKKSRKYIKLMKKVQIYHLNMIDNIYNLKSIQLYTNILITCLVQNKTTSNLSFKDQEMLLRSLLFFYFKKDFI